From Pseudanabaena sp. PCC 6802, one genomic window encodes:
- a CDS encoding TVP38/TMEM64 family protein codes for MSNSDRVSDAKPDRTDDSEQVSWTKSPWLKLGIALVVEISVVLVVFFTPVRGWLGLGNARTIMHNFQTWRENLGILAPLAYMLTYVVATVFAIPGSALTLASGAIFGAIQGTIWTVIGATLGATGAFMASRFLIGGTIAKRFDRGDRLSQLVQGIKENGFWFALSIRLAPIFPFNAVNYLFGVTPIRLSSYFFATFIGIIPGTLVYSWLGQEGAEALTGNARWQLPAALVALSALSATPLLMKRLKRSV; via the coding sequence ATGAGTAATTCCGATCGCGTCTCAGATGCCAAACCCGATCGAACAGATGATTCTGAGCAGGTAAGCTGGACAAAAAGTCCCTGGTTAAAGTTGGGCATAGCTCTAGTAGTTGAGATTAGCGTTGTATTAGTAGTTTTTTTTACGCCAGTGCGCGGTTGGCTGGGTCTGGGTAACGCTCGCACAATTATGCATAACTTCCAGACCTGGCGGGAGAACCTGGGTATACTCGCACCTTTGGCATATATGTTGACCTATGTGGTGGCAACCGTATTCGCCATTCCAGGGTCGGCTCTGACGCTGGCATCGGGAGCGATATTTGGTGCAATTCAAGGCACCATTTGGACTGTGATTGGGGCAACCCTGGGTGCCACGGGAGCATTTATGGCATCGAGATTTTTGATCGGTGGCACGATCGCTAAGCGGTTCGATCGCGGCGATCGCCTCAGCCAATTGGTACAAGGAATCAAGGAAAATGGCTTTTGGTTTGCTTTGTCTATTCGACTAGCCCCCATTTTTCCTTTTAACGCTGTTAACTATCTGTTTGGGGTAACCCCCATCCGCCTTAGCTCTTATTTTTTTGCCACTTTTATCGGTATTATTCCTGGTACCTTAGTTTATTCGTGGCTGGGACAAGAGGGTGCAGAAGCTTTAACTGGCAATGCTCGTTGGCAGCTACCTGCTGCTCTGGTGGCGCTATCAGCACTATCGGCAACCCCTTTGTTGATGAAACGATTGAAGCGATCGGTTTAG
- a CDS encoding M20 metallopeptidase family protein, producing the protein MVATPVNLSSVPKFKIRSEILALQSNLVQWRRELHRWPELGFKERRTAAFVQQKLSEWGIPHQGSIAQTGIVATITSTKPTGGRVMAIRADMDALPIQEENIVDYRSQIDGLMHACGHDGHTAIALGTAFWLWQHRDSFRGTVKIIFQPAEEGPGGAKPMIEQGVLEHPRVEAIIGLHLWNNLPIGTVGVRSGALMAAVESFTCTILGKGGHGAMPHQTVDSVLVAAQVVNALQTIVARNVDPLDSAVVTVGELHAGTKRNVIADKAKLNGTVRYFNPALGNLIPQRLEQVIAGVCQSHGAGYELDYQRLYPPVINDGAIAALVRSVAETVVETPAGVVPECRTMGGEDMSFFLQEVPGCYFFVGAANPDKDLAYPHHHPRFDFDETALGTGVEIFVRCVEKFCR; encoded by the coding sequence ATGGTTGCTACTCCAGTTAATTTATCCAGCGTCCCTAAGTTTAAGATCAGGTCGGAGATTCTGGCATTGCAGTCTAATCTGGTGCAATGGCGGCGAGAACTGCATCGTTGGCCGGAGCTAGGGTTCAAAGAAAGACGAACTGCGGCGTTCGTACAGCAAAAGTTGAGTGAGTGGGGGATTCCGCATCAGGGCAGCATTGCCCAAACTGGGATCGTGGCAACCATTACCAGTACCAAGCCCACGGGTGGACGGGTCATGGCGATCCGCGCCGATATGGACGCGCTGCCGATTCAGGAAGAAAATATCGTTGACTATCGTTCTCAGATCGATGGACTGATGCACGCCTGCGGTCATGACGGGCATACGGCGATCGCACTGGGAACCGCTTTTTGGCTTTGGCAGCATCGGGATAGTTTTAGGGGTACGGTGAAAATTATTTTTCAGCCAGCGGAGGAAGGCCCCGGTGGCGCAAAGCCGATGATCGAGCAGGGAGTACTGGAGCATCCCCGCGTTGAAGCGATTATTGGGCTGCATCTGTGGAATAACTTGCCGATCGGGACGGTTGGCGTGCGTAGCGGGGCACTGATGGCTGCGGTGGAAAGTTTTACCTGTACGATCTTGGGTAAGGGCGGACATGGTGCTATGCCCCATCAGACGGTTGACTCGGTATTGGTGGCAGCCCAGGTGGTCAACGCTCTGCAAACCATTGTAGCCAGAAATGTCGATCCCCTTGATTCGGCAGTGGTCACGGTGGGCGAGCTTCATGCGGGCACAAAGCGGAACGTGATTGCTGACAAGGCAAAACTGAACGGTACGGTACGGTATTTTAATCCAGCTTTGGGCAACCTGATTCCCCAGCGGTTAGAACAGGTAATTGCTGGTGTATGCCAGAGTCATGGTGCTGGTTACGAACTGGATTACCAACGTCTTTATCCACCCGTGATTAATGATGGCGCGATCGCCGCTCTAGTTCGTTCTGTTGCCGAAACTGTCGTGGAAACGCCCGCAGGCGTAGTGCCAGAGTGTCGGACTATGGGTGGCGAAGACATGTCTTTCTTTTTACAGGAAGTCCCTGGCTGCTACTTTTTTGTGGGTGCCGCCAACCCAGATAAAGATTTGGCATACCCCCACCACCATCCCCGCTTTGACTTTGACGAGACAGCGCTGGGAACTGGGGTAGAGATCTTTGTGCGCTGCGTCGAAAAATTTTGTAGGTAA
- a CDS encoding type II toxin-antitoxin system HicB family antitoxin codes for MKIRVVLEWDDEVQAYSATCPELNFVSSFGETRDEAIANLKDAIKLLVEPIPDSL; via the coding sequence ATGAAGATTAGGGTCGTACTAGAGTGGGATGATGAAGTACAGGCTTATTCTGCAACCTGCCCAGAACTTAATTTTGTATCTTCATTTGGTGAAACACGAGATGAGGCGATCGCAAATTTAAAAGATGCGATTAAGTTGTTGGTTGAACCAATTCCAGATTCCTTATAG
- a CDS encoding riboflavin synthase — protein MFTGLIQSLGQIEHRDREQIVIRCPDLRNKLALGDSVAVNGVCLTVAKLTASGFVADISPETLNRSNLGDSNSMPVNLELALAVGDRLGGHFVTGHIDGIGTLIESKMQGGAWEMSFHALASVGHYIVFKGSICVNGISLTVASCNDDGTYFSVAVIPHTYQNTNLSYLRSGSKVNLESDVLGKYVEKFLRLGSHTVREPNGSPAEITADFLAEHGWEYT, from the coding sequence ATGTTTACCGGCTTAATCCAATCCCTAGGGCAAATCGAGCATCGCGATCGCGAACAAATTGTCATTCGCTGCCCAGATCTGAGAAATAAGCTCGCATTAGGTGATAGCGTTGCGGTCAATGGAGTTTGCCTAACGGTTGCCAAATTAACGGCATCGGGATTTGTTGCAGATATCTCACCGGAAACTCTTAATCGTTCCAACTTGGGTGATTCTAATTCCATGCCCGTAAATTTGGAATTAGCCCTTGCAGTTGGCGATCGCTTGGGCGGGCATTTTGTCACGGGGCATATTGATGGAATTGGAACTCTAATTGAAAGTAAGATGCAGGGTGGCGCATGGGAGATGAGCTTTCACGCGCTCGCTTCAGTGGGGCACTATATCGTCTTTAAAGGAAGTATTTGCGTGAATGGCATCAGCCTCACGGTTGCCAGTTGTAACGATGACGGTACTTACTTTAGCGTGGCGGTAATTCCGCATACATATCAAAATACTAACCTGTCGTACCTGCGATCGGGGAGTAAAGTAAATTTAGAATCCGATGTATTGGGTAAGTACGTTGAGAAATTCCTCCGTCTGGGTTCTCATACAGTTCGCGAACCTAACGGTTCGCCAGCAGAAATCACCGCCGACTTCCTGGCCGAGCACGGCTGGGAATACACATAG